From a region of the Thermodesulfobacteriota bacterium genome:
- a CDS encoding Fic family protein, with translation MKEPIVNITNDILRLISEIDEFKGTWRAIGNLAPDRLNTLKKIATIESIGSSTRIEGVKLTDQEVEALLAGLDTRSFRSRDEEEVAGYAAAMNLVFESYEDIQLTENHIKQLHRILLQFSSKDIRHRGEYKKLPNHVEAFDQNGKSLGIIFKTASPFETPARMEALVQWAKSCFKENRMHPLLVTAIFVVHFLAIHPFQDGNGRLARILTTLLLLKNGYLYVPYSSLESVIEQNKEGYYLALRKAQKTIGKGDAELSAWLLFFLKCLKKQKDSLAQKVEREEALSKLLELSIRILEIVKEQGRASISDLHAITRANRNTIKVRLRELVANDYLRQQGAGKGTYYTFGKRPFAGKMPNGSETG, from the coding sequence ATGAAAGAGCCGATCGTTAATATCACAAATGATATATTGCGGCTTATCTCTGAAATTGATGAGTTTAAAGGGACATGGCGAGCTATAGGTAATCTGGCCCCGGACCGGCTGAATACCCTCAAAAAAATAGCCACCATCGAGTCGATCGGTTCATCGACCCGGATCGAAGGAGTCAAGCTGACCGATCAGGAAGTCGAAGCCCTGCTGGCCGGGCTTGATACCCGTTCTTTTCGCAGCAGGGACGAAGAGGAGGTTGCCGGATATGCCGCGGCCATGAACCTTGTTTTTGAATCTTACGAGGACATACAGCTGACGGAGAACCATATCAAACAATTGCATCGGATTCTTTTGCAGTTCAGTTCAAAAGATATCCGGCATCGGGGAGAATACAAAAAACTGCCGAACCACGTGGAAGCTTTTGATCAAAACGGGAAAAGTCTGGGAATCATTTTCAAAACAGCCTCACCCTTTGAAACACCTGCCAGAATGGAGGCCCTGGTTCAATGGGCTAAAAGCTGTTTTAAAGAGAACCGAATGCACCCGCTCCTGGTAACGGCAATTTTTGTGGTGCATTTTCTGGCGATTCATCCCTTTCAGGACGGCAACGGCAGACTGGCACGGATACTTACCACCTTGCTCTTGCTTAAAAACGGATATCTTTATGTCCCTTACAGCTCGCTCGAAAGTGTTATCGAACAAAACAAGGAAGGGTATTATCTGGCTTTACGGAAAGCCCAGAAAACTATTGGCAAGGGTGACGCAGAGCTTTCGGCCTGGCTGCTCTTTTTTTTAAAGTGCCTCAAGAAACAGAAAGATAGCCTGGCGCAGAAGGTTGAGCGGGAAGAAGCCCTGAGCAAGTTGCTGGAGCTTTCAATCCGGATTTTGGAAATTGTGAAGGAACAAGGTCGGGCATCGATTTCTGACCTTCATGCAATTACCCGGGCCAATCGGAACACGATTAAAGTCAGGCTGCGCGAGTTGGTCGCGAACGATTATCTGCGGCAGCAAGGCGCCGGCAAGGGAACTTACTATACTTTTGGCAAAAGGCCGTTTGCGGGAAAAATGCCGAATGGATCGGAAACGGGCTGA
- a CDS encoding RHS repeat-associated core domain-containing protein: MSAARYYGPSDHTTPVKTVTFTYDALGNLLTWDDGTCSGAYTYDALGRKLSETVDYGAFSLSYGYTYYANGLKKTFTGPDNTTHQYTYDENNRLVSTFIPGQGYITDTFDAENWNSPAATALPGGTTATFTYDGLMRIKSITANDPTGNPLMSRSYEYSPSGNLTAKTTEAGSHAFQYDLLDRLTQASSSSSGETSIDEAYTYDADGNRLTSADRNGAWAYNENNELLSMPPSSSSSTGGASYTYDDNGNLTGKTVDGVTTGYVYSPDNRLIQVWNGQPGSGTLIASYGYDPFGRRLWKEVDGVRTCFLYSDEGLIGEYTAAGAEQKTYGWRPNTLWGTDPLFLKTGGQYYWFQNDHQGIPQKLVMSNGLVAWDARYDAFGNAQITATGLVNNLRLPGMYADTETGLYYNYQRYFDPIAGRYITADPYQDSLNLYVYCYNNPGRLIDPFGLCALRGLFGSFTLGFIDDALNFIMRIGARAWDWWNDQALMIGEFWLSRLDSVQAWLDAIGWFDPTGLADATNAFIYLLRGQFGYAIISGISIVGGDIVKGLKYGGKAASASKSGGRLGSQITRQHVSDVATEMESRGWEITHGGGRYPEEYLPGPGGARKGSSYPDISATKDGRTLRVNTVDTYADGVTPTTREATNATRIREQTGEHLLLVPKPKP, encoded by the coding sequence ATGAGCGCCGCCCGGTATTACGGCCCGTCCGACCATACCACCCCGGTCAAAACCGTGACGTTCACCTATGACGCCCTGGGCAACCTGCTCACCTGGGATGACGGCACCTGTTCCGGCGCTTACACTTATGACGCGCTGGGCCGCAAGCTGTCCGAGACCGTGGATTACGGGGCTTTTAGTCTCTCCTACGGCTACACTTACTACGCCAACGGCCTGAAAAAAACCTTCACCGGCCCGGACAACACCACCCACCAGTACACCTATGACGAGAACAACCGGCTGGTCAGCACGTTTATCCCGGGCCAGGGCTACATCACCGACACCTTTGACGCCGAGAACTGGAACAGCCCGGCGGCCACGGCCCTGCCCGGCGGGACCACCGCGACCTTCACCTATGACGGTCTCATGCGGATCAAGTCCATCACCGCCAACGACCCCACCGGCAACCCCCTGATGAGCCGGTCTTATGAATATTCTCCATCCGGCAACCTGACCGCAAAAACCACCGAGGCCGGCAGCCACGCGTTCCAGTACGACCTGCTGGACCGCCTGACCCAGGCTTCCTCGTCATCCTCCGGGGAAACCAGCATCGACGAAGCCTACACCTATGACGCCGACGGCAACCGCCTGACCTCGGCCGACCGGAACGGCGCCTGGGCATACAACGAAAACAACGAACTGTTGTCCATGCCGCCGTCATCTTCCTCCTCTACCGGGGGGGCCAGTTACACCTACGACGACAACGGCAACCTGACCGGCAAGACCGTGGACGGGGTCACCACCGGCTACGTCTATTCTCCGGACAACCGGCTGATCCAGGTCTGGAACGGCCAGCCCGGCTCCGGCACCCTGATCGCATCCTACGGTTACGACCCATTCGGCCGGCGCCTGTGGAAAGAGGTTGACGGGGTAAGGACCTGTTTCTTATACTCGGATGAAGGCCTCATCGGAGAGTACACCGCCGCCGGCGCGGAACAGAAAACCTACGGCTGGCGTCCGAACACCCTCTGGGGCACGGACCCGCTCTTTCTCAAGACAGGGGGCCAGTATTACTGGTTCCAGAACGATCACCAGGGCATCCCCCAGAAACTGGTCATGTCCAACGGGTTGGTGGCCTGGGACGCCCGGTACGACGCGTTCGGCAACGCCCAAATCACCGCCACGGGCCTGGTCAACAACCTGCGCCTGCCCGGCATGTACGCCGACACCGAAACCGGCCTGTACTACAACTACCAGCGCTACTTTGATCCGATCGCCGGCCGCTACATCACCGCCGATCCGTATCAGGACAGCCTCAACCTGTATGTGTACTGCTACAACAATCCGGGGAGATTGATCGACCCGTTCGGGCTGTGCGCGCTGAGGGGGCTGTTCGGTTCGTTTACGCTGGGTTTTATTGACGATGCATTAAACTTCATAATGCGTATCGGGGCAAGGGCCTGGGATTGGTGGAATGACCAGGCATTGATGATCGGCGAGTTTTGGCTTAGCAGGCTGGATAGTGTTCAAGCGTGGCTGGATGCAATTGGATGGTTCGACCCAACCGGTCTTGCGGATGCGACCAATGCGTTTATTTATTTGCTTCGGGGGCAATTTGGGTATGCAATAATATCTGGTATCTCCATTGTTGGCGGAGATATCGTCAAGGGGCTGAAATACGGGGGGAAGGCCGCTAGTGCTTCAAAGAGTGGAGGGCGTTTAGGAAGTCAAATAACCCGCCAGCATGTTTCTGATGTAGCAACAGAAATGGAATCAAGAGGATGGGAAATTACTCATGGCGGCGGACGTTATCCTGAGGAATATTTGCCCGGGCCTGGCGGTGCACGAAAAGGGTCCTCCTATCCTGATATCAGTGCAACAAAAGACGGGCGTACTCTCCGAGTCAATACAGTAGACACATACGCTGATGGTGTAACGCCGACAACGCGGGAAGCCACCAATGCTACTCGCATACGAGAACAAACCGGAGAACACCTGCTACTTGTGCCGAAACCCAAACCTTAA
- a CDS encoding integrase core domain-containing protein, whose amino-acid sequence MCPRNSQSNLNVAWATDFFTEEVWTKTGLVTFYVLFFIHLGTRRVHIAGCTPNPDSAWMQQQARNLSMKFADDKASCRYIIHDRDASFLPFDFIIKTDGIKIVKTPPHAPMCNAYAERFVREARETLDNIIPLGGKHFRHVLRCIETHHNRQRPHQGIDNLIPEGFDYPEKPAHPKNVCCESLLGGLLNHYHVKKAA is encoded by the coding sequence TTGTGTCCCCGAAACTCCCAATCCAACCTGAACGTTGCCTGGGCCACTGACTTTTTTACCGAAGAGGTCTGGACAAAAACCGGGCTGGTCACTTTTTACGTGCTGTTTTTCATCCACCTTGGCACCCGCCGCGTCCATATTGCCGGCTGTACGCCCAACCCGGACTCCGCCTGGATGCAGCAGCAGGCCAGAAACCTGTCCATGAAATTTGCCGATGACAAGGCCTCCTGCCGCTATATCATTCACGACCGTGACGCCAGTTTTTTGCCGTTTGATTTCATCATCAAGACCGACGGCATCAAAATCGTCAAAACGCCGCCCCATGCCCCCATGTGTAACGCCTATGCGGAACGGTTTGTCCGGGAAGCCAGAGAAACCCTGGATAACATCATCCCCCTGGGAGGAAAGCATTTTCGTCACGTCCTGCGCTGTATCGAAACTCATCACAACCGGCAGCGGCCGCACCAGGGCATCGACAATCTCATACCGGAGGGATTTGATTATCCGGAAAAACCGGCCCACCCGAAAAATGTTTGCTGTGAATCATTACTCGGAGGTCTGCTCAATCACTACCATGTAAAAAAGGCTGCCTGA
- a CDS encoding RHS repeat-associated core domain-containing protein has product MLKSETGLHYNKYRFYDPEVGRYLRKDPIGLEGGMNLFVYVSNNPMNFIDPQGTESLTTYDPITELFIKQNKPEPLSPAPSAGTRIPGGEAGNALQCLVKCLGYSVSLMVTGGSECTLQGFHTPTSKTPNSKHCTEQAFDLSPSSVRGPGEKRVLCCAITCGIKYAKYEPRPAHYHFQTVKENTRGILPKEEECCPIYR; this is encoded by the coding sequence ATCCTAAAAAGTGAGACCGGGCTGCATTACAATAAGTATAGGTTCTATGATCCTGAGGTCGGGAGGTATCTGAGGAAGGATCCGATTGGGTTAGAAGGGGGGATGAATCTTTTTGTTTATGTTTCAAACAATCCAATGAACTTTATTGATCCGCAAGGGACTGAGTCACTAACAACTTACGATCCTATTACAGAACTTTTTATTAAACAAAATAAACCTGAACCGCTTTCACCTGCGCCATCGGCAGGCACCAGAATTCCGGGAGGTGAAGCAGGTAATGCATTGCAGTGCTTAGTAAAATGTTTAGGATACAGTGTCAGTCTAATGGTAACTGGTGGCTCAGAGTGCACACTTCAGGGATTTCATACACCAACCAGTAAGACGCCTAATAGCAAGCATTGTACTGAACAAGCATTTGACCTAAGTCCTAGCTCCGTTCGTGGCCCAGGGGAAAAGAGAGTATTGTGCTGTGCAATAACGTGTGGAATTAAGTATGCTAAGTATGAACCACGACCAGCCCACTATCATTTTCAGACTGTAAAAGAAAACACGCGAGGGATTTTGCCTAAAGAAGAAGAATGTTGTCCAATATATCGTTGA
- a CDS encoding transposase, whose protein sequence is MARMARVIAVGMPHHITQRGNRRQQTFFSKEDYTAYIELMAEWCVRHAVDIWAYCLMPNHIHLIAVPSNLEGLRRAIGEAHRRYTLRINFRKGWKGYLWQGRFSSFVMDERYVLACARYVENNPVRARLVKQPEQWPWSSAAAHIAGENDQLVNVAPMLSLIRSDWRQFLAGALLTEEMREIRKHERTGRPLGNAGFVEGLEEKLGVALKPGKRGPNRGHGTSSSGD, encoded by the coding sequence ATGGCCAGGATGGCAAGAGTCATAGCGGTAGGGATGCCGCATCATATCACGCAGCGTGGCAATCGGCGCCAGCAAACTTTTTTTTCCAAGGAAGACTATACCGCCTACATCGAGCTGATGGCGGAGTGGTGCGTCCGGCATGCCGTGGATATATGGGCCTATTGTCTGATGCCCAACCATATCCATCTTATCGCCGTGCCTTCAAATTTGGAGGGCCTGCGGCGGGCCATAGGCGAGGCGCACCGGCGGTATACGCTCAGGATCAATTTTCGGAAAGGCTGGAAGGGGTATCTGTGGCAGGGCCGGTTTTCTTCTTTTGTGATGGACGAGCGCTATGTGCTGGCCTGCGCCCGCTATGTTGAAAACAATCCTGTCCGGGCAAGGCTGGTAAAGCAGCCGGAACAATGGCCTTGGAGCAGCGCGGCGGCTCATATCGCCGGGGAAAACGACCAGCTGGTGAATGTCGCACCGATGCTTTCGCTGATCCGGAGCGATTGGCGGCAATTCCTGGCCGGCGCTTTACTGACGGAGGAAATGAGGGAAATCCGGAAACATGAACGAACCGGCCGGCCTCTGGGCAATGCCGGGTTTGTCGAGGGGCTGGAAGAAAAGCTCGGTGTGGCCTTAAAGCCTGGTAAACGGGGGCCGAATCGGGGACATGGCACTTCATCCTCTGGTGACTAA
- a CDS encoding zinc ribbon domain-containing protein, which yields MICPKCQHEQDDGHRECVKCGVIFEKYEAYQQALRRPQSPSRVTLNHQIQEERDGFFSIINEILFHVPDEVNAISFWARAVLLAALFVWGWKLILAPIAGNTSGNAFMHLVNLPFHEAGHLIFSPLGRIMRSLGGTLGQILMPAVCMVVLLIQTRDTFGAAVVLWWIGDNFLDIAPYINDARSLTLPLLGGNTGRSAPYGFHDWEFILKELHLAQYDHLLANTSHKLGALIMLLSFAWGAVVLFRQYKNMGQ from the coding sequence ATGATTTGTCCCAAATGTCAGCATGAACAGGATGACGGCCATCGGGAATGCGTGAAGTGCGGCGTCATCTTTGAAAAATACGAGGCTTATCAGCAGGCCCTGCGCCGGCCCCAGTCGCCGTCCCGGGTCACCCTGAATCATCAAATCCAGGAGGAAAGGGACGGTTTCTTTTCCATTATCAACGAAATCCTGTTCCATGTTCCGGATGAGGTGAACGCTATTTCCTTCTGGGCGCGGGCGGTATTGCTGGCGGCGTTGTTTGTCTGGGGCTGGAAACTGATCCTGGCGCCCATTGCCGGCAACACGTCGGGCAATGCTTTCATGCACCTGGTCAATCTGCCGTTCCACGAGGCCGGGCACCTGATCTTCAGTCCCCTCGGCCGGATCATGCGTTCTCTGGGCGGCACCCTGGGACAGATACTGATGCCCGCGGTCTGCATGGTGGTGCTGCTGATCCAGACCCGGGACACTTTCGGCGCGGCGGTGGTGCTCTGGTGGATCGGCGATAATTTCCTCGATATCGCGCCGTATATCAACGACGCCCGGTCCCTGACCCTGCCGCTGCTGGGCGGCAATACCGGCCGGAGCGCCCCCTATGGGTTTCACGACTGGGAGTTCATCTTAAAGGAGCTCCATCTTGCCCAATACGATCATCTCCTGGCTAACACGTCCCATAAACTGGGCGCCCTGATCATGCTGCTGTCATTTGCCTGGGGGGCCGTTGTGCTGTTCCGGCAGTATAAGAATATGGGGCAATGA
- a CDS encoding 16S rRNA (uracil(1498)-N(3))-methyltransferase codes for MRRFFINQPAGPGAVVVIENPDANHIVNVLRMQPGDEIWLFDGADHEFRAHVSGISDGTVTVEVTESFSCLNDSPVRITVGQSLLKNKKTDTVLRQLTELGIDGWIPLQTERSVIKIDRQNEPSKTDRWQTIVKESVKQCQRGRIPKIYPAAEFSEALVLRRRHDLNILFSDGAGDALHLIRERVRHTAPVSILLLLGPEGGFSPREIELARENEFFCAGLGPRILKADTAAVAACAIVQALFGDMGKKDSPR; via the coding sequence ATGAGACGCTTTTTTATCAACCAACCGGCCGGACCGGGAGCCGTGGTTGTGATCGAAAATCCGGACGCCAATCACATCGTCAATGTGCTGCGGATGCAGCCGGGGGATGAAATCTGGCTGTTTGACGGTGCGGACCATGAGTTCAGGGCCCATGTCTCCGGCATATCCGACGGCACCGTCACGGTTGAAGTGACGGAATCGTTCTCCTGCCTGAACGATTCGCCTGTTCGCATCACCGTGGGACAATCCCTGTTAAAAAACAAAAAAACCGACACAGTCCTCCGCCAGCTTACCGAACTCGGCATCGACGGATGGATCCCCCTCCAGACGGAACGATCCGTCATAAAAATCGACCGTCAAAACGAACCGTCAAAAACCGACCGCTGGCAGACCATCGTTAAGGAGTCGGTCAAGCAATGCCAGCGTGGACGGATACCGAAAATTTACCCGGCGGCCGAGTTCTCGGAAGCCCTGGTTCTGCGCCGGCGTCATGACCTCAATATCCTCTTCAGTGACGGAGCCGGAGACGCCCTCCACCTCATCCGGGAACGGGTGCGTCATACCGCCCCGGTTTCCATCCTGCTTCTGCTGGGCCCGGAGGGCGGGTTTTCGCCCCGGGAAATCGAACTGGCCCGGGAGAATGAGTTTTTCTGCGCCGGACTGGGCCCCCGCATTCTCAAAGCGGACACCGCCGCCGTAGCGGCCTGCGCCATTGTCCAGGCCCTGTTCGGGGATATGGGAAAAAAAGACTCTCCGCGTTAA
- a CDS encoding valine--tRNA ligase, translated as MESNALDKGYDPNGVEQRWYDFWEREHLFAAPEEGGGAARYAIVIPPPNVTGMLHMGHALNVTLQDILCRYRRLRGDSVLWMPGTDHAGIATQNVVEKKLKAEGTDRHALGREKFIERVWEWRREYGGTIIRQLKRLGASCDWDRERFTMDEGLSRAVRAVFVRLYEEGLIYRGEYLINWCPRCHTALADIEVEHVEQSGALYHIRYPAEDGGKGFVVATTRPETMLGDTAVAVHPEDKRYAAAAGRKVKLPLTDRIIPVISDTYVDMTFGTGALKVTPAHDPNDFDLGRRHNLDIIKVIDDNGKMTSEAGPRFAGMDRLACRKAVVAALKEDGLLEKVEDHAHSVGTCYRCHTVVEPNLSKQWFVNVKPLAKVAVQAVQDGKTRIVPGTWEKTYYEWMDNIRDWCVSRQIWWGHRIPAWYCDQCGREIVAEETPSNCPACGAGNLRQEEDVLDTWFSSALWPFSTLGWPDATPLLKAYFPTSVLVTGFDILFFWVARMMMMGLHFMKDVPFHDVYIHALVRDEEGKKMSKSTGNVIDPIQVIDVYGADALRFTLAAFAAQGRDIKLSESRIEGYRHFINKLWNAARFSLMHIDESSARGALDQLGLADRWILSRLAAVRGEVTDALDHYRFNDAAGALYRFAWHEFCDWYLEAVKPDLYGKESDLRRDASRRVLWRVLRDMLVMLHPFIPFVTEEIWHILPGTGGSIMSAAFPPAGEEKDGLQQEPGAESEMALVMDVITGIRNVRGEMNISPGKNLAVCAHADNQAVSDRIAANRDMIINLARLESLIIQPTAEKPKFAATSVVRGITIYVLLEGVIDIDKEKGRIGKEMAKIGKEIEAAARKLNNHDFLKKAPEEVIARARENNRELQERKDKLQATLDKLTGLTP; from the coding sequence ATGGAATCCAATGCGTTGGATAAAGGATACGACCCCAACGGAGTGGAACAGCGATGGTATGACTTCTGGGAGCGGGAACATCTGTTCGCGGCGCCTGAAGAAGGCGGCGGGGCCGCCCGGTACGCCATCGTCATTCCTCCGCCCAATGTTACCGGTATGCTTCACATGGGGCACGCCCTCAATGTCACGCTCCAGGATATCCTCTGCCGATATCGGCGGCTGCGGGGGGACAGTGTCCTGTGGATGCCGGGAACGGATCACGCCGGCATCGCTACCCAGAACGTGGTCGAGAAGAAACTGAAGGCCGAAGGAACCGACCGGCATGCTCTGGGCCGGGAGAAGTTTATCGAGCGCGTCTGGGAATGGCGCCGGGAATACGGCGGTACGATTATCCGGCAGTTGAAGCGGCTGGGCGCCTCCTGCGATTGGGACCGCGAGCGGTTTACCATGGACGAGGGCCTTTCCCGGGCGGTGCGTGCGGTTTTTGTCCGCCTTTATGAAGAAGGCCTGATTTACCGGGGCGAATACCTGATCAACTGGTGCCCCCGCTGTCATACCGCCCTGGCCGATATCGAAGTGGAACACGTGGAGCAGAGCGGCGCGCTTTATCATATCCGTTACCCGGCCGAAGACGGCGGCAAAGGCTTTGTCGTGGCCACCACGCGTCCCGAGACCATGCTGGGCGACACGGCCGTGGCCGTTCATCCCGAAGACAAACGCTATGCCGCGGCCGCCGGCCGGAAGGTGAAACTTCCCCTGACGGACCGGATCATCCCGGTCATCAGCGACACTTACGTGGACATGACCTTCGGCACCGGAGCCCTGAAAGTCACACCGGCTCATGACCCCAACGACTTTGATCTCGGCCGCAGGCACAACCTGGACATCATCAAGGTCATCGACGATAACGGCAAGATGACCAGTGAGGCCGGTCCCCGTTTTGCGGGCATGGATCGGCTGGCCTGCCGCAAGGCGGTGGTGGCTGCTCTCAAGGAGGACGGGCTGCTGGAAAAGGTCGAGGATCATGCCCACAGCGTGGGAACCTGTTATCGCTGTCACACCGTGGTGGAGCCCAACCTGTCCAAACAGTGGTTTGTCAACGTCAAACCATTGGCGAAAGTGGCCGTCCAGGCGGTTCAGGACGGGAAAACCCGGATTGTTCCCGGGACCTGGGAAAAAACTTATTATGAGTGGATGGACAATATCCGGGACTGGTGCGTGTCGCGCCAGATCTGGTGGGGGCATCGCATCCCGGCCTGGTATTGCGATCAATGCGGCCGGGAGATCGTGGCCGAAGAGACACCGTCAAATTGCCCGGCCTGCGGGGCCGGGAATCTGCGGCAGGAGGAAGATGTCCTGGATACCTGGTTCAGTTCGGCGCTGTGGCCTTTTTCCACCCTGGGCTGGCCGGACGCCACGCCCCTGCTGAAAGCCTATTTTCCCACCAGTGTTCTGGTCACGGGGTTTGATATCCTCTTCTTCTGGGTCGCCCGGATGATGATGATGGGCCTGCACTTCATGAAAGACGTCCCTTTTCATGACGTTTATATTCACGCCCTGGTGCGGGATGAAGAGGGCAAGAAGATGAGCAAATCCACCGGCAACGTCATCGACCCCATCCAGGTGATCGATGTTTACGGCGCCGACGCCCTGCGGTTCACTCTGGCGGCTTTTGCCGCCCAGGGCCGGGACATCAAACTGTCCGAGAGCCGCATCGAGGGCTATCGTCATTTTATCAATAAGCTCTGGAACGCCGCCCGTTTTTCCCTGATGCACATCGACGAGTCTTCCGCCCGTGGCGCGCTGGATCAGCTCGGACTGGCCGACCGCTGGATCCTGTCGCGACTGGCGGCCGTCCGGGGAGAAGTGACCGACGCCCTGGATCATTACCGTTTCAACGACGCCGCCGGCGCCCTGTACCGGTTTGCCTGGCATGAGTTCTGCGACTGGTACCTGGAGGCGGTCAAGCCGGATCTTTACGGCAAGGAAAGCGACCTCCGCCGGGACGCCTCCCGCCGGGTGCTGTGGCGCGTGCTGCGGGACATGCTGGTCATGCTGCATCCGTTTATCCCCTTTGTGACCGAAGAGATCTGGCATATCCTTCCGGGCACCGGGGGGTCAATCATGTCCGCCGCGTTTCCGCCGGCCGGGGAGGAGAAAGACGGGCTGCAGCAGGAGCCCGGCGCGGAATCCGAGATGGCACTGGTCATGGACGTGATTACCGGCATCCGCAACGTGCGCGGCGAGATGAACATCTCTCCGGGTAAAAACCTGGCGGTGTGCGCCCACGCGGACAACCAGGCCGTGAGCGACCGGATTGCCGCCAACCGCGACATGATCATCAACCTGGCCCGGCTGGAATCCCTGATCATCCAGCCCACCGCCGAGAAACCGAAGTTCGCCGCCACTTCCGTCGTAAGAGGCATAACCATTTACGTGCTCCTGGAGGGGGTCATTGATATTGACAAGGAAAAGGGGCGGATCGGCAAGGAGATGGCCAAGATCGGCAAGGAAATAGAGGCCGCCGCCCGCAAACTGAACAACCACGATTTTCTGAAGAAAGCGCCGGAAGAGGTGATCGCAAGGGCCCGGGAAAACAACCGGGAACTCCAGGAGAGAAAAGACAAGCTCCAGGCCACCCTGGACAAATTGACGGGGCTGACGCCATGA
- the nadC gene encoding carboxylating nicotinate-nucleotide diphosphorylase — translation MDMSIVAVIENALKEDIGTGDITTDTLVSESAEGRGYVIAKEALVLAGIDVAGQVFKCLDPEVTFTALCRDGDRVEPGTRVFEIGGRLRVLLKGERTALNFLQHLSGIATQARSWVEALRGTRVRLVDTRKTTPGLRMLEKYAVRVGGACNHRIGLFDGVLIKDNHIVACGGIAEAVRRARAGVHHLVRIEVEASTLPEVDEALAAGADVIMLDNMDLPQISEAVARINGRATVEVSGSVARDRLRELAETGVDIISAGRLTHSARAVDLSMRIESGA, via the coding sequence ATGGACATGTCTATTGTTGCCGTCATCGAGAACGCGCTCAAGGAGGACATCGGCACCGGCGATATCACCACCGACACGCTGGTTTCCGAATCAGCCGAAGGCCGGGGTTATGTCATCGCCAAGGAGGCGCTGGTTCTGGCCGGGATCGACGTGGCCGGTCAGGTGTTTAAGTGCCTGGACCCCGAGGTGACATTTACCGCGCTTTGCCGGGACGGCGACCGCGTTGAACCGGGAACAAGGGTGTTTGAGATCGGCGGCCGACTGCGGGTTCTGCTCAAAGGCGAACGGACGGCCTTAAATTTTTTGCAGCATCTTTCCGGCATCGCCACCCAGGCCCGTTCCTGGGTTGAAGCGTTGAGGGGAACCCGCGTTCGTCTGGTGGATACCCGCAAGACCACGCCCGGTCTGCGGATGCTGGAAAAATACGCGGTGCGCGTAGGCGGGGCCTGCAACCACCGCATCGGACTGTTTGACGGCGTACTCATCAAGGACAACCACATCGTCGCCTGCGGCGGCATTGCCGAGGCCGTGCGGCGGGCCCGGGCCGGGGTCCACCACCTGGTCCGCATCGAGGTGGAGGCGTCCACCCTCCCGGAAGTGGACGAAGCACTGGCCGCCGGGGCCGACGTCATCATGCTGGACAATATGGACCTGCCGCAGATTAGCGAAGCAGTAGCCCGGATCAACGGCCGGGCGACGGTGGAAGTGTCCGGTTCCGTTGCCCGGGACCGGCTGCGGGAACTGGCCGAAACCGGCGTGGATATCATTTCGGCCGGGCGCCTGACCCATTCGGCCAGGGCCGTTGACTTGAGCATGAGGATCGAATCCGGCGCCTGA